From a region of the Molothrus ater isolate BHLD 08-10-18 breed brown headed cowbird chromosome 15, BPBGC_Mater_1.1, whole genome shotgun sequence genome:
- the LOC118692085 gene encoding F-box/LRR-repeat protein 21-like, which translates to MKRAGQKVMAGTEAPGTSQTSKKQKTSICDSGFGDSDPCTAMDWGSLPHHVILRVFQFLTLVDRARASSVCRRWNEVFHIPDLWRRFEFELSQPATSYLKSTHPDLIQQIIKRHADHLQYVSFKVDSSTESAEAACDILSQLVNCSIKTLGLISTAKPSFMNVSKAHFASALTVVFVNSKSLSSIKIDDTPLDDPSLKVLVANNSDTLKLLKMSSCPHVSPAGILCVADQCHGLKELALNYYILSDELLLALSSEKHVDLEHLRIDVVSENPGQVQFHTIKKQSWDALVKHSPKVNIVMYFFLYEDEFDAFFREETPVTHLYFGRAVSKAMLGRIGMNCPRLIELVVCANGLQPLDDELIQIAERCKNLTAMGLGECEVTCRGFIEFVKMCGGRLTQLSIMEEVLIPDSDYSLDRLHLEVSKHLGRMWFPDMMPTW; encoded by the exons ATGAAGAGAGCTGGGCAGAAGGTGATGGCTGGAACTGAAGCTCCTGGAACATCACAGACAAgcaaaaaacagaaaactagTATATGTGACTCAGGGTTTGGGGACTCTGACCCGTGCACCGCGATGGACTGGGGCAGCCTTCCACACCACGTGATCCTGCGTGTTTTTCAGTTCCTGACTTTAGTGGATAGAGCCAGGGCATCTTCTGTTTGTCGAAGGTGGAATGAAGTCTTTCACATCCCAGATCTCTGGAGGAGGTTTGAGTTTGAACTTAGCCAGCCAGCCACTTCTTATTTAAAGTCTACACATCCAGATCTCATTCAGCAGATTATCAAGAGGCACGCTGACCATCTGCAGTACGTCAGCTTCAAG GTTGATAGTAGTACTGAGTCAGCAGAAGCAGCCTGTGACATCCTTTCTCAGTTGGTGAACTGTTCTATCAAAACACTGGGTTTGATCTCTACAGCAAAACCAAGCTTCATGAATGTCTCTAAG GCTCATTTTGCATCAGCACTGACAGTAGTTTTTGTGAATTCCAAGTCATTATCATCAATCAAGATAGATGACACACCCCTTGATGATCCTTCCTTGAAGGTTCTTGTTGCTAACAACAGTGATACTctaaaactattaaaaatgagCAGCTGTCCTCATGTTTCACCTGCTG GCATTCTTTGTGTGGCTGATCAGTGCCATGGACTTAAGGAGCTGGCTTTGAACTACTACATATTAAGTGATGAACTGCTGCTGGCTCTTTCCAGTGAAAAGCACGTTGATCTGGAGCACCTTCGCATTGACGTCGTGAGTGAAAATCCCGGACAAGTTCAATTTCACaccattaaaaaacaaagctggGACGCTCTTGTTAAACACTCCCCCAAAGTCAACATTGTCATGTATTTCTTCTTGTATGAGGATGAATTTGATGCTTTCTTCAGAGAGGAAACACCTGTCACACACCTGTACTTCGGCCGCGCAGTCAGCAAGGCCATGCTGGGCCGCATTGGCATGAACTGCCCCAGGCTGATCGAGCTGGTCGTGTGCGCCAATGGGCTTCAGCCTCTGGATGATGAACTGATCCAGATCGCTGAGCGCTGCAAGAACCTCactgccatggggctgggggagtgTGAGGTCACCTGCAGAGGTTTTATTGAATTTGTCAAGATGTGCGGGGGCAGGCTTACTCAGCTTTCCATCATGGAGGAGGTGCTGATTCCAGATAGTGATTACAGCTTGGATCGGCTCCATCTGGAAGTCTCCAAACACCTTGGAAGAATGTGGTTTCCTGATATGATGCCCACATGGTAA